The Haloplanus sp. CK5-1 genome segment GGAGCGAGTTCACTACCGGTGAGCCAGGTGATTTGCTCGTCGTCGAATCCGTAGTTCGGGAGTAGCGATTCGGCTGCTTCGCCGAGTGGAATATCGTTCGTGACCACGAGAACTCGATCCCCGACCCCATCAAGCAGGATTTCGAGGGCCAGTCCCACGATTTCGGTATCCGCTTTCTCGACGACATCCTCTGATCGATCACTGGAGTTCGCGATGAAGTTCCGTGCCCGATCCATCACCGTTGAGACGTCCGAGTCCGAATAGGCCGGACTCTCGGTGACCTTCATCCATCCCTCCTGTACTGCCTCGTCGACAGGGGATTGATCCGGAGAGTACGCGTCGAGTGCAGGATCACCAGTCACCTCGGCGTACACCTGTGGCGAGATGCGAAAAACGGTATCGCGCTGATGGGCTTCGCGGGCGAGTGCTTGGAACCGCGTACCGTCACGTCGACCGCAACTGATGAGAACCGACGAATCGATGAAGACGACTTCTCCGTCGCGTCCCATACTGGATCAGGCCTCGACGACGGGGCGGAGTGCATCCAGAACGACGCCTGCTTCCAAGGGGGAAAGGTCCTGTTCACGAGCCATAATCCGGTGTGTGACGGACCCCTCGGCGTATTCGCGGGCGTAGTCGAGTGCGACGGCGAGCCCGTCGAGTCCGTGGCGGTCGATGTACGTATCGACGCCGTCATCCCGAATTCGACGGGCGATCGCCTCGACTAGCTCCGGCGTGATTCGTCGTTCGGCATCGCCCGCGACCAGTTGGAGGTCGATCTCGTGAGCCGTATATTCCGCCGGCCGTCCGTCGTTCGA includes the following:
- a CDS encoding DUF7437 domain-containing protein → MATREANWDTPLDTGGEVFALLENPRKAWIYTYIDHHPETTIQDVVETLDLPQRTVYEYVDDLEAAGFVEQSNDGRPAEYTAHEIDLQLVAGDAERRITPELVEAIARRIRDDGVDTYIDRHGLDGLAVALDYAREYAEGSVTHRIMAREQDLSPLEAGVVLDALRPVVEA